In Raphanus sativus cultivar WK10039 chromosome 5, ASM80110v3, whole genome shotgun sequence, the following proteins share a genomic window:
- the LOC108860569 gene encoding glutathione S-transferase U28 — MGKENGKVVVLDFWASPYAMRTKIALREKGVEFETQQEDLWNKSELLLKSNPVHKKVPVLIHGDKPISESLIQVQYIDETWTDAASFLPSDPQARATARFWADFAEKTISFEGGRKIWGNNKGEEQEKGKKEFLDSLKVLEAELGDKSYFGGETFGYVDIALVPFYSWFYALEKCGDFSVEAECPKIVAWGKRCVERDSVAASLPESEKVYQQVLKLRQIFGVE; from the exons ATGGGGAAAGAAAACGGGAAAGTTGTGGTTTTAGATTTCTGGGCAAGTCCTTACGCCATGAGGACGAAGATTGCCTTGAGAGAGAAAGGAGTTGAGTTCGAGACTCAACAAGAAGACTTGTGGAACAAGAGTGAGCTGCTGCTGAAATCAAACCCTGTTCACAAGAAAGTCCCTGTCCTTATCCACGGCGACAAACCCATCTCTGAATCTCTCATTCAAGTTCAGTACATCGATGAAACGTGGACTGATGCTGCTTCTTTCTTGCCCTCTGATCCTCAAGCCAGAGCCACTGCAAGGTTCTGGGCTGATTTCGCCGAGAAAACG ATATCGTTTGAAGGAGGAAGAAAGATTTGGGGAAACAACAAAggagaagaacaagagaaaggCAAGAAGGAGTTTCTTGACAGCTTGAAGGTTCTTGAAGCTGAGCTTGGAGACAAGTCTTACTTTGGAGGAGAGACATTTGGTTATGTTGACATAGCTCTTGTCCCATTCTACAGTTGGTTCTATGCCCTCGAGAAATGTGGTGATTTTTCTGTGGAAGCTGAGTGTCCTAAGATCGTGGCTTGGGGGAAGAGATGTGTTGAACGCGACAGTGTTGCTGCTTCGTTGCCTGAATCTGAGAAAGTTTATCAGCAAGTGCTTAAGCTCAGACAGATTTTTGGTGTTGAATAA
- the LOC108856984 gene encoding polyadenylate-binding protein-interacting protein 8 — MADVDSVHDLVTDGIEKSLVTTDSKPESESDLKPKSETKPEPDVDQMKKLALNPEAKEFFPSYKKKNNQSLSSEDFATAKKLSGEDLKADNKKDGNFRRSRNNYNQGRKVRITGRASKAQREDNIRRTVYVSDIDQSVTEEVLAGLFSSYGQVVDCRICGDPHSVLRFAFVEFSDDHGARAALSVGGTMIGYYPVRVLPSKTAILPVNPTFLPRSEDEREMCSRTIYCTNVDKNATEDDVRTFFESACGEVTRIRLLGDQLHSTRIAFVEFAMAESAVGALNCSGVVLGSQPIRVSPSKTPVRPRFSRSPSSN, encoded by the exons ATGGCTGATGTTGATTCTGTTCACGACCTTGTCACTGACGGAATTGAGAAGAGCCTGGTGACAACGGATTCTAAACCGGAATCGGAATCGGACCTCAAACCCAAATCCGAAACTAAACCGGAACCGGACGTCGATCAAATGAAGAAGCTTGCGCTGAATCCTGAAGCTAAAGAGTTCTTTCCTTcttacaagaagaagaacaatcAGTCTCTGTCTTCTGAAGATTTTGCGACCGCTAAGAAGCTGTCTGGTGAAGATCTTAAAGCCGACAACAAAAAGGATGGCAATTTCCGGagg AGCAGAAACAATTATAACCAAGGGAGGAAAGTGAGGATAACTGGAAGAGCTTCCAAGGCTCAAAGAGAGGATAATATTAGAAGAACTGTATATGTCTCTGACATTGATCAGAGT GTGACTGAGGAAGTCTTAGCTGGTTTGTTCAGCAGCTATGGACAA GTTGTTGATTGTCGTATCTGTGGAGATCCACATTCAGTGCTTCGCTTTGCCTTTGTTGAGTTCTCTGATGACC ATGGTGCAAGGGCTGCTTTAAGTGTAGGTGGAACAATGATCGGTTATTACCCAGTTAGGGTCTTGCCTTCAAAGACTGCTATTCTTCCTGTGAATCCCACATTTCTCCCCAGG TCAGAAGATGAAAGGGAGATGTGTAGCAGAACCATCTACTGCACTAATGTTGACAAGAAT GCCACTGAAGATGATGTTAGAACCTTCTTTGAGTCTGCCTGCGGTGAG gTAACTCGCATAAGGCTTCTTGGTGACCAGTTGCATTCTACTCGTATAGCTTTTGTTGAATTTGCCATG GCAGAGAGTGCAGTTGGGGCGCTCAACTGCAGTGGAGTAGTCTTAGGATCGCAGCCGATAAG GGTAAGCCCTTCAAAGACACCAGTGAGACCAAGATTCAGTCGATCACCATCCTCAAACTAG
- the LOC108863423 gene encoding DNA-directed RNA polymerases II, IV and V subunit 12, producing MDQQPEPVTYVCGDCGQENTLKSGDVIQCRECGYRILYKKRTRRVVQYEAR from the exons ATGGATCAACAGCCCGAACCAGTTACTTACGTCTGCGGCG ACTGTGGACAGGAGAACACTTTGAAGTCTGGGGATGTGATCCAATGCAGAGAGTGTGGCTACCGTATTCTCTACAAGAAGCGTACCCGTAGAG TTGTTCAATACGAAGCTCGCTGA